A stretch of the Gossypium hirsutum isolate 1008001.06 chromosome D07, Gossypium_hirsutum_v2.1, whole genome shotgun sequence genome encodes the following:
- the LOC121203008 gene encoding WRKY transcription factor 18 isoform X1, translating into MGSSAWVDTTLDLNINPFHHRNKALRTKSEGEMADSDVKLPFKQEQNADLVEELNRIKAENKKLTEMLTALGHCYNDLQNKFTELVTINSENEVSTSKKRKAECEDYSTNMIGFSNGNKETSCSDEDSCKVPRECIKTTISRIYVRTNPSDNSLIVRDGYQWRKYGQKVTKDNPSPRAYFKCSFAPSCPVKKKVQRSAEDPSVLVATYEGEHNHARPSPSEVAILSPKCSAKPVSCASTRPSAPTATLELMQPEGYGDGAKKKIQEVDDAPAAIQQVLVQHMAASLTRNPNFTAALAAAISGRVI; encoded by the exons ATGGGATCATCAGCTTGGGTGGATACTACGCTGGACCTCAACATCAATCCTTTCCATCACCGGAACAAAGCTCTG AGGACCAAATCTGAGGGAGAAATGGCTGACTCTGATGTGAAGCTACCCTTCAAACAAGAG CAGAATGCAGATTTGGTGGAGGAATTGAATCGGATTAAAGCTGAGAACAAGAAGCTAACTGAGATGTTAACAGCTTTGGGTCACTGCTACAACGATTTACAGAACAAGTTCACGGAATTAGTGACCATTAACTCTGAAAATGAAGTTTCGACATCGAAAAAGAGAAAAGCCGAGTGTGAAGATTATAGTACCAACATGATTGGATTCAGTAATGGAAACAAAGAGACCAGCTGTAGTGATGAAGATTCATGTAAAGTGCCTAGGGAGTGCATTAAGACCACCATTTCAAGGATTTATGTTCGCACAAATCCTTCTGATAACAGCCTG ATTGTAAGGGATGGATATCAATGGAGAAAATATGGTCAAAAGGTCACCAAAGATAACCCTTCTCCCAGAGCATACTTCAAATGCTCTTTTGCCCCAAGCTGTCCAGTCAAGAAAAAG GTGCAAAGAAGTGCTGAAGATCCATCAGTCTTGGTGGCTACTTACGAAGGAGAGCACAACCATGCACGCCCTTCTCCAAGTGAAGTAGCAATATTAAGCCCCAAGTGTAGTGCCAAGCCTGTTTCTTGTGCTTCGACCAGGCCTTCAGCTCCCACTGCAACTCTTGAATTGATGCAACCAGAGGGGTATGGGGACggtgccaaaaagaaaatccaagaggttGATGATGCACCAGCAGCAATTCAACAGGTTTTAGTCCAACATATGGCGGCTTCATTGACTCGAAACCCAAATTTTACAGCAGCCCTGGCTGCAGCCATTTCAGGGAGAGTTATATAG
- the LOC121219259 gene encoding CBL-interacting serine/threonine-protein kinase 5, whose translation MEERHVLFGKYEMGRLLGKGTFAKVYNGKELATGESVAVKVISKDQVKKKGMMEQIKREISVMRLVRHPNIVELKEVMATKKKIFFVMEHVRGGELFAKVYKGKLKEHVARKYFQQLISAVDFCHSRGVSHRDLKPENLLLDENEDLKISDFGLSALPEQLLNDGLLHTQCGTPAYVAPEVLRKKGYDGSRADIWSCGVVLYVLLAGFLPFQDENMMKMYRKVFKAEFEFPTWFSTESKRLISKLLVADPEKRITIPAIMRDPWFRKEFTRPLAFSIQEPIDDDESAPSKSTKPSSPKFFNAFEFISSMSSGFDLSGMFEDKRKSGTMFTSRCSASAIMSKVEAVAKGLNFRVGKAKDFKMRLQGSSEGRKGRLLVTAEVFEVAPEVAVVEFSKSAGDTLEYAKFCEEDVRPALKDIVWTWQGDSFNEAEEREKQVQQDTAEPNTLKK comes from the coding sequence ATGGAGGAGAGGCATGTTTTATTTGGGAAATACGAGATGGGGAGGCTGTTAGGGAAAGGGACTTTCGCCAAAGTCTACAACGGGAAAGAATTAGCCACCGGTGAAAGCGTGGCGGTGAAAGTCATCAGCAAAGATCAGGTGAAGAAGAAAGGGATGATGGAGCAAATCAAGAGAGAAATCTCAGTGATGCGCCTTGTTCGACATCCCAACATAGTGGAGCTCAAAGAAGTAATGGCGACCAAGAAAAAGATCTTCTTTGTCATGGAACATGTCCGTGGGGGTGAGCTCTTTGCCAAAGTTTACAAAGGCAAGCTCAAAGAACACGTCGCTCGTAAGTACTTTCAACAGCTGATCAGCGCCGTTGATTTCTGCCACAGCAGAGGTGTTTCCCACCGTGATTTGAAGCCTGAGAATCTCCTGTTGGACGAAAATGAAGATCTAAAGATCTCTGATTTTGGGTTGTCGGCTTTGCCTGAGCAGCTTCTCAATGATGGTCTCCTTCACACTCAGTGTGGGACACCAGCTTACGTTGCTCCCGAGGTTTTGAGGAAAAAAGGGTACGATGGATCCAGAGCTGATATTTGGTCTTGTGGGGTTGTTTTATATGTTCTTCTCGCAGGTTTCTTGCCTTTTCAAGAtgagaatatgatgaagatgtatAGGAAAGTTTTCAAAGCCGAATTCGAGTTCCCCACCTGGTTTTCGACAGAATCGAAGCGTTTGATCTCGAAACTACTTGTGGCAGATCCTGAAAAAAGGATCACAATCCCAGCTATAATGCGTGATCCTTGGTTCAGGAAAGAATTCACACGTCCCCTTGCGTTTTCGATCCAAGAACCGATAGACGATGATGAATCCGCACCCTCTAAGAGTACTAAACCATCGTCTCCCAAATTCTTCAACGCGTTCGAGTTCATTTCCTCTATGTCGTCGGGGTTCGATCTGTCGGGCATGTTCGAGGACAAGAGAAAATCGGGGACGATGTTTACGTCAAGATGTTCAGCCAGTGCTATAATGTCTAAAGTCGAAGCTGTTGCGAAGGGGTTGAACTTCAGGGTGGGGAAAGCCAAGGACTTCAAGATGAGATTACAAGGGTCATCGGAAGGGAGGAAAGGGCGGTTGTTGGTGACCGCTGAGGTGTTCGAGGTGGCACCGGAGGTAGCCGTGGTCGAATTCTCCAAGTCAGCAGGGGATACCTTGGAGTATGCTAAGTTTTGCGAGGAAGATGTTAGGCCTGCATTGAAAGACATTGTTTGGACATGGCAAGGTGACAGTTTCAATGAGGCAGAAGAACGTGAAAAACAAGTACAACAAGACACAGCCGAGCCTAACACATTGAAGAAATAG
- the LOC121203008 gene encoding WRKY transcription factor 18 isoform X2: MGSSAWVDTTLDLNINPFHHRNKALRTKSEGEMADSDVKLPFKQENADLVEELNRIKAENKKLTEMLTALGHCYNDLQNKFTELVTINSENEVSTSKKRKAECEDYSTNMIGFSNGNKETSCSDEDSCKVPRECIKTTISRIYVRTNPSDNSLIVRDGYQWRKYGQKVTKDNPSPRAYFKCSFAPSCPVKKKVQRSAEDPSVLVATYEGEHNHARPSPSEVAILSPKCSAKPVSCASTRPSAPTATLELMQPEGYGDGAKKKIQEVDDAPAAIQQVLVQHMAASLTRNPNFTAALAAAISGRVI, encoded by the exons ATGGGATCATCAGCTTGGGTGGATACTACGCTGGACCTCAACATCAATCCTTTCCATCACCGGAACAAAGCTCTG AGGACCAAATCTGAGGGAGAAATGGCTGACTCTGATGTGAAGCTACCCTTCAAACAAGAG AATGCAGATTTGGTGGAGGAATTGAATCGGATTAAAGCTGAGAACAAGAAGCTAACTGAGATGTTAACAGCTTTGGGTCACTGCTACAACGATTTACAGAACAAGTTCACGGAATTAGTGACCATTAACTCTGAAAATGAAGTTTCGACATCGAAAAAGAGAAAAGCCGAGTGTGAAGATTATAGTACCAACATGATTGGATTCAGTAATGGAAACAAAGAGACCAGCTGTAGTGATGAAGATTCATGTAAAGTGCCTAGGGAGTGCATTAAGACCACCATTTCAAGGATTTATGTTCGCACAAATCCTTCTGATAACAGCCTG ATTGTAAGGGATGGATATCAATGGAGAAAATATGGTCAAAAGGTCACCAAAGATAACCCTTCTCCCAGAGCATACTTCAAATGCTCTTTTGCCCCAAGCTGTCCAGTCAAGAAAAAG GTGCAAAGAAGTGCTGAAGATCCATCAGTCTTGGTGGCTACTTACGAAGGAGAGCACAACCATGCACGCCCTTCTCCAAGTGAAGTAGCAATATTAAGCCCCAAGTGTAGTGCCAAGCCTGTTTCTTGTGCTTCGACCAGGCCTTCAGCTCCCACTGCAACTCTTGAATTGATGCAACCAGAGGGGTATGGGGACggtgccaaaaagaaaatccaagaggttGATGATGCACCAGCAGCAATTCAACAGGTTTTAGTCCAACATATGGCGGCTTCATTGACTCGAAACCCAAATTTTACAGCAGCCCTGGCTGCAGCCATTTCAGGGAGAGTTATATAG